The DNA segment CTTGATTGCGGGGAGGTTTGAAGGGAGTAATAAGCCAAGGTGAAATGCCATACCCCGAGTCTCCCAACAGACAAGCAGCCCCATCATATCTGGCTATAACCTCTCTTACCTGGCTATTTCTCCAAATTCTCGAGTCGTGAACACTACCCCGGGCCATTCTGCACAGATGCTGGTGAATTGTTCGGTCGCATCACAAGTTGCCTGCACGTTTATACTCGGGTATCCTTTCCGGCACACATATTCATCACCAAACAATCTAGGTTTCAGAATTTCAATCTGTGTACAGTCAAGTGCACCAATAACCGAAGGCAGCCTAAAACGGGTCTGCCACAAGAGTTGAGCATCATTTATTTTTCTCACTGAATTCGGAAATTTAATCCAATGATGTGCTCGGTCAGTAATACAGTCCATAACATAGTGAAAGGTTTTACAAACCGTTGAGCGATCGACTCCGACATCTTCAGCCACTCCAATTTGAAATCCTGGATCAGCCACAGCGCGTAAAAAAATGTCCATTTTCCCCCTTGGTGTCAAAGCCCCTCGTCTTGTCTCATCACTTTCAGGCAGAAATTCAGCGGTCAAAAAATTAATGCTTTCATCCTCAAATCGTAAAAGTTGTTTGTCACTGACGTGCCGACACTCACGATATAACTTACGTTCACGAACGTGCATGAACATCGCCATAATGCCGACTGAACTAAAACGAAGTCTGACCTACACCAGACTCCACAAAAACGAAGCAGTTACTACAGCAAGGTAGTAGTTGCTAGGTTTTATTCACATGAATCTGGAGCAAATACTACGGGGTCCGGAAATATGAAGCAAGTACTACCCTTTATTCACTTGAAACgaagtaattgcttcaaaatcagtGTAACGAAGCAAgtactactttttattcacttcacccaatATTATTTCTAGGTtttcattattagttttgtgcgaaatgtttaaaaaaaagtcaaaTGTACATGAGGCAATTTCAATAGCGCTCCTCTCCCTCATGCCATAAATAGCACTGGACATTCTGTAAATTTAACTGGCTTATGGTAAAgttgtaactgtttattttagactTAGGTCTATAATAAAACACAGATACATCACCCTTTGGTGCAGGCAAAACAGCCTGCAAATCATAGACACAAACTACAACATGCTCGCAAGCAGTTTTATAGTCTTTGTACAAGCCGATGAGTGTTTTCCCACCTTCTATAAATTCTCTAGATGTCTGTTGACGCAGGTAATGGTTTTCAATTTTCGGAATATTCCGTATAAATTTTCTTATACCATAATTAATATTAGGATCTGTAACATGTCTATAGGAATGTTAATTtccataaaccaattacaactattttgtttcagtataagagcgatcaagtgACTTGTAAACCAacaaccctttattttaacaatgcacaacTCCCAAAggaatccaataattaaactcagtataaattaatagaaatttaaattacaatgaacaccaataatagaccatcgccaagctatcttttttacttttaatttattgtcactATTTCGTATTTATAAACCTTCAGATGTTGACATGTCCAGActtataattaacaatcaatcaaatcattcaataattgagtccttcaagttctcagtgctaatattttcaacataaactcaaaataaaaatcttcattaaatttcaaaataaaataatcttcaaatacaaaatgaaacaactaataaaataagacttcttctcaatataaaaatcaaacaaattaaggtaatattaataattaagtaagaacaaagacaatgtccaaccagttaaactcaaagttttatCAATTACTAAATCCTTATTtgctgtaaatttccaattttcaagaTTATTGAATTACCCAGAATAATCTGGTTgcctttgaatgttaaatttaggagcttgtaatatatatatatatatatatatatatatatatatatagaatctcagaaaataaaatataatttctttatcagtaggctatttctgaattaaccaacttgaacaggaaaataccattaagcaattttctattaaaatgttagaTTCTAACTTTTCTCAGTACCTCACACGTTTCCAGAAGACTTCACAAACCAAAATAACGGTTATTGatcaattacttgaaaattcaaactttaaattttgaaaagaatttaacttcaaactcaaccttcctaccgaaatatctacacggcaagagtaggctatcacttctaccacgaacttctctctctctgagcacacagcaaagactcaGAGAGTCTAAAAACCCACTTGAATCAACCGGAAGGCTCTCGAAGTACCTCCCAACATCCAATCAACCTAACGTTGGCGagttaaaattaaccaaacacaatgtctgaactggacggcacctatccaacccagacaatCACCAAGAGACAAAAGAGAGTTAAGAGGTTTTGTATCTTATGGCCAATCCCtcgagacaaaaggaagcttctaggcatccctcgaacccgaatcaacaagatattcagcactgctgtaaggatcacaattcttacaattttacttatattataaatttacaattctcttaacataaatataaatattcctataaattactaaacaaatataggaAGCATGCTATAGGATCCACCTACTTTCTCTTCTTCAAGGAACCCATCATTAAGTTTACTTATAACTGTCCGAATCGGCCTACAGGTGAGGAGGTAATTTTCAAAACCCCACATGACAATTTTTTGACAAAATTGAGTTAGcattgaattattttttctacTTGCTTAACCCTACAAACCCATATGAGTTAAATTGTCCAAAccggtaaatattaagatcagcgactaccgctctaatcgccgtaatttttttgcatactaacacaggttaacgtaatttcaccgaaaaaaattgtcccgattatcgctaataTATATaaaccagtttttcggcagtacaatgttggcaatacaaaacacttaaataacaagattttcgactatcaaactataaacaatggccgaccatggtcgttttgatgagttgacagtagtcacgtgacaaacaggaaagtttccgattggccgggcggatcacgtgacctgTAGGACGGCTTCGATAGACCgtcagacgtaaacaaacaaacccacatggacaaggaataattagtgaagttattgaaatggcgtgcgatggttcttgtcacacgctaaaaagaccctagcttccctattcaaaactcagatcacgcgatgcttgcccgctgcgcagcgctttgcgctgcttgctcttttagaaaaaaaattaactcgagcttgcaaagtccaagcccagatcacgccatgactgcttacacacacaaaactcagacagaactaacgcaggtttcattacaggcaaaagataagcggcgcgcgtttattactgataagataagacgagtttatactagaattagtacatggactactgccctacgaactaataacaccaaaaaaacgaataaatgcattgtcagtcaggtttttcaaattttgttttttccaaaatttttttttgggggggggagtaaacggctacgggcgataatcgggactacttttttcggtgaaattacgtgccctGCGAACTAagaacaccaaaaaaacgaataaatgcactgtcagtcaggttttattaattttattttgtccaAAAATTcttttggtggggggggggagtaaacggcttcggcgataatcgggactatttttttcggtgaaattacgttaacctgtgttagaatgcaaaaaattacggcgatcggagcggtagtcgctgttCTTAAGATTTGCCTCCAAACCCCCACATTTcccatttaaattaaatgacaaaaattgAAGTTTAAAGCAAAAGCTCAGTGTGTGCAATTCATCATGAGCACACCAATATTCATTAATGCATAGTATATCACacttgttgttatttaaaaatacctccagagtattaactttatttttaattaactgaatgTTAAGATATGCTACTACCAATTCCGAGTGTTGCTGGGTTAATACACTCAAACCAGACCTAGGCCTACACTGAGTTTTACTTAAATCTTTGGTTCCATACATTGGCGCTGTTCCAAAAAAGAAGAGTCTAGAAGTGAGTTTTTCTGGTAAAAGCCAAAGCTATTAACAAAAGCTCTCAAAGGCCAAAAGTCAACAGAAAAGATCACTTCTCATGAAGATATAGGTACACCTACTTACCTTATAAGAGCTGTAACCAGGTCGCCTATTTTTTAACTTAGTTATTTCATAGTTGCCTTCAGCTTTCTTATCAAGGTACTGCTTCAAAGAATCACTGTCAACACTTTCTGATATTCTTGATACAAACAGGTGTCTGAGTTTTTTCAACTACCTTCAATGTTTCGTCACTACTACCCCGTCCAATGATAATACCAGAGGAATTTCTATTAAATTGTCTATGGTGATTACGTTTCCTATTTCTAACCTCAATGAACTCGACTTTGCCCGGCCTAGGCTCACCTAGGTTGGTCCGAATTGCATAGAGAAGTCGCTACCGAAACTTGCACAGAAGAAACAAGATTCTGATGATGAAATGGCTTTTCCTTCAGATCTGTTCCTTTTTTCCTTTCGATATGTTCTTTGGTCTCACGGTATATTCTCGGCCTGCAGTTATTTTAACTgtgtttgaaattgaaaaatggcCGTCACTTGCATGTTTATCGGTAGGTGGATTAATGGCGTCAGCCGAAGTCAAAATGTTACTGTCGGATTTTATAGATGTTTGACCATACGATTTATTAGAACTGTTTGACTGAGAATTTCTAAAcaggttttctttaaatttattagctaATGGGCCCTGCTTTCCTTCTATTAAAGATCCATCAATATTTAGATCCCGTTCAGCTTCGCAATTAAGCTCACATTTTCGCTGTAGTTCAGTTAATTGTTTTCTCATTTCTGACTGGTTTTTAGAAAGCTCAAAATTGTGATCTGTCAAATTATTGATGTGAAAATTACATTGCCTACAATCATCCCTGTCATTATTTTTCACCAGTCCATTCCTTTCACTGTGGAAGCACATTAAGGGGAGTGATAATGTGACTGCAGACTGTTTGTTACGGCTGTTTGATGACACTGGTGAGGTTAATGGAGAGCCGTTGAAAGAACTGTAAACAATTCTGCTGTAAATGTGTGTACAAATAGTGtataaatgtaacttgtaatgtaaataacttctatCCTTCCTTACCCAAAGATTTAGAAGTGGAGCAGGGTAAGGAAGAATTTATGCAGgaacagttaaaaaacattagtagtgATGATAAGCGCCAAGGTTTTTgggtagaaaaaagaattttatacaaattcaagaTCTAAATCCCCCAAAATAGTTTTCCCCGAATCAATGTTTAAGGCAGTCtttgattattatcataatagccCAAGTGTGGGGcattttggagttaataaaacattaaggaaaattGCAGCGGTGTTTTACCATCCTGATCTGAATTAGTTTGTAAAGTCCAATgctaaaaagtgttatatttgtcTTAGCAGTAAACCTACTAACTGGCGTGACCGTGGTGAACTGCATGTACGAGACATTTCGACACGTCCACTACAGAAAatctacatggatgtatttggacctctGCCTAGATCTTCAAGGCAGAATGAATACATCCTTATCATAGTGGACGACTTCACAAAGTACAATTGGGTTGTACCTCTCAAGACagtaaattcaggtatggtgttgcaagctaaatatttttaaaaactttggtttgcctGTAGTTATTGTAAGCGACAACGCTACTTACTTCACCAGCGAGGAATTAAGggcaaatcttttcaaatggggtgtgaaattGATCACTACAATCCCGTAAAACCCCCAGGTAACAAATCTGGatgatatttaagaaatttaaattcaaatttgacatgcttgtatagtgattgcaaaaAGAGCTGGGAcgctgatttaagtaaaattcaacaagtaGTTAACTCGTGTGTGATTGACAGTACcgggtatagcgcatattctttaatgtttaattttaaacctaacaatgagttggatctaaagtggaacttgaaatcaattttttcaaatttagtgccaaaggaaaCATGTAAAGAATTAGCCGAagcgttggaaaatttaaataaacagtttattaaaaattggaaGTTAAGCActataatagaaaccaccgaaagtttaaagttaatgatgaagtgttttgtaaaatacctggacacagaaataaattggataggaaatttgacAGACCATACAGGATTGTAATTATGATCTCAGAGAACGGTTTATATAATTCAGCACACTGAAAccggtacatcgccgctcgcacacccacagcaaaccatcagggaagcgcgcgcccatggtggcgaacgggatgcccgatcaaaactaaactaggtaaaaaaagaacaccgtggtcagcatactcaggttcatttactaagacacaacataggcctatccagtcaatataaatatatatgtatataaactataaattaaaaaaaataaaaagtgcctgcagtagtatatacctcaaacaatccttgtcaggtgcacctgcatacaaaaattagaaacgccataatttgaaacaagaaatgccaattccacccggtatccttcggctaagggcgggctcctaatgaaatccaagaaataactaaataatatctaaaactaacttaaaattaaataacaaaatataaactatataaatggcaacaataacaataacaaataaataaagaatatgagcagggtatcacagatgttgactagaagaaatgtccatcatggtggccgtccttcagcagagcgcaaaagggaaggttctctgcgaccacgcatgatggagagatgacagcagaaaatcaactcatctcttggacttcatcagtgaggggccgtaaacttagccgcacatgtcagaaggaaaacagctcagcaaaactaacaaaacacttaattaaacaaaattttaaactggagctactcctaacttgtacaccacggctcggagtcttgacgccactctaccggaaaggccaaacgccttcaaaaggtcagtggcctctgtagccaataaaccacacacacatacactatataaaacacacatgagccggggagatataggtattgaaccggctcaacaccaaggacttaaaaattttgaaaagagtgcatctacaagatttgagacccgcttaagtgaaattAATTCAAGAACAATTGGACAATCTTTTCTTTTAGCGTAAAAAAAATCCCCatagtaaaatgtcataattgtgtaaccataggccaagtcaaggttttgtgttttctttcaggtattaaaagaaaaaggggattttttatgtcatataaataaatattacatgaagaGGAGAAttacatggcctcaggactttaaaaatttaaaaatgtatttaataatggtgtctacaaccattatactgtctgatattagtataaagacattatattattgatttactaagtgtgtccaatttcatgtttctatttgtttatagtgaatgaatgagagaaagaCATCTATGTCAACCCCACCCCCACCCCTGTAATCCATTGTAAATAActtgttagtaataaaataaagcgtcttaaatagtttaataaagtttatgaaggaaagaatgagcaatcttcgagttagataaaaattaaactttttgaaaacgaTACGGGACAAGttctgaaattccgacataaatggtaaCAAAGAGGACTTCTGTCATGGcaagagagaatgttctgtttatattgttacgtttttacaaactaaataattcttatgtctcccccggctccccagtagacggccttatataaccttctagcattcttgctagaagggtctataccggtgggctctggaaggtctagaagattccggagtcaatgggcagtgagtcttttaccaggaagactgctctagactttctattgtcatcagcctattcagaagaaaggactggcccagccatttatgagggtgttgatggctctcgcagaaggatttatggcggtcccttacgtcaacagccaggccgccaccgcagccgccgcgcgacggccagctccgtgacactGCCCTCTCCTTAAGGCTGATCGTCCCGATCAGTGTTGGAAACCATGGTAAGACGCTAGACGATCTAGGTGGACGACGAGCATCTTGCCTCTTGGGTGTCTTTGGATTTGGTAGACCACGTCGTTGATTCGTGTCACCACACGATAAGGTCCAATCCAGTCCTGTTGAAGCTTTGGGCACCTTCCCTTCCTCCGCAGGGGACTGTAGAGCCAAACCAAGTTGTTCTCCTGGAATCCAGCTGAGTTGGCTTGTCGATCGTAGCGAGCCTTCATCTTGTCACTGGCGACCTTCAGGTGCTGGCGAGCAAACTCGTGAGTGTCGTGCAATTGATCAACGAGTTCCGAGGCGAAGTCAGTCGCTGGCCTCTCCTTGTCAGGTGGTAGGCCGAACATGAGATCACTTGGTAGCCGAAGTTCTCTTCCGAAGACCATTCTTGCTGGGGTAACACCAGTTGTTTCATGGCTAGAAGATCTGTAGGCCAGCAGAAAAACTGGCACCTTCTTATCCCAATCCCGCTGGCTGGTGGAGACAACTTTCCTGAGATGACCGACGAGAGTCTTGATGTATCTCTCAACCATCCCATCGGATTGCGGGTGAAGCGGGGTTGTCCGTGTCTTATGCACTCCCAGACGCTGAAGAACATCCCTCATCAAGATAGAACCGAAGTTCGTCCCTCGGTCGCTGTGTAGCTCACGGGGTACCCCGTACCGGCAGACGAAGTCGTTCACCAAGCATCCTGCCACAGTAGATGCCTCCTGGTTTGGTATGGCGTATACTTCTGGCCATTTCGGGAAGTAATCCATGGCCACCAGGAGATATTTATTCCCTGCGTCTGTCACGGGAAAATGGTCCAGCGATGTCGATGGCGATCCTCTCGAAGGGTGATCCAACGTTGTACTGCCGCATCCTGCCTCGACTTCTTGTTTGAGGCCCTCGGCTTCCAGCACATACATCACATTGGCGGCACCATTTCTCAACATCAGCCCTAAGGTGCAGCCAGTAGAACCGTTGTCGCAACTTTTCCACTGTCTTGTTGACACCAAGATGACCTCCAGACGCTCCGTTATGCAACTCCATAAGGACTTCCCTCCTCTTACTTCTTGGGAGTACGATCTGTTCGATTTTCCTCTTCCCGTTAGGAGCTTCCCAGATCCTTATTAGTACTCCGTTCTTGATCTTCATAGAGTCCCACTGTGCCCAGTAGCTCTTGTATAGGTGATCTCTAGCCGCGATGTCTTCCCAACTAGGTCGAGTTCCAGCTTCCACCTCTCGCAGGAGTGGTCCGATCTCCGTGTCTCCTAGCTGCTCGTTCCGAAGTTCACTCATTTCCCATCCACTAGCAGGCTCCACGGTGACACAACGTACTTCTGCCGAAGGATTCTTTTCTTCTACCTTGGAGCAGTGCTTACAGCCTTCTGGACAAGGACGACGTgacagagcatcagcgttggaatGTTTCTTCCCTTGTCGGTGTTCGGACGTGAAGTTGTACTCCTGAAGCCGCTGCACCCATCGCGCTGTCTGCCCCTCCAAGTTCTTGAAGTTCAGTAGCCAAGTCAGGGCGGAGTGATCTGTCCTTAAATGGAAAGGTTGtccatagaggtatttatgaaagtgttctaGGGACTTCACGACTGCTAGCAGTTTCCCTCCTTGTAACGCAGTAATTCCTTTCGGCCTTAGATAGTGTTCTGCTGAAATAGGCTACCACGGTTTCCTGGCCATCCTGAACTTGCGAGAGTACTCCTCCTATGCCCACGTCGCTGGCGTCAGTGTCGACAATGAACTTTTTTCCAAAGCGAGGGAATCCCAAGATCGGAGCACTACAGAGAGCAGTCTTGAGTATCCCAAATGCTTCACTCGACTCTGAGGTCCATTCAAACTTGCGCTGTTCTTCCGTGAGCTTGGTCAGTGGCTTAGCAATATCGGCATAACCCTTCACGAAGCGGCGGTAATAGGTGCACAGCCCGAGGAAACTTCTTACCTCATGTTTGTTACGTGGTGTGGGCCATTCCTTTATCGCTCGTATCTTCTCTGGATCCACAGAGactccttctgacgagactacatgtccgagatagttttaccttatttttaaataagttgcactTCTTCAGGTTAAGCTTCAAGTTGGCAGAACGAAGCCTTATAAAGATCTTTTCCAGGTTCTGAAGATGGTCTTTAAACGTCTTTCCAATGACTATGATATCATCCAGATACACTAGACAGGTTTCCCAAGTTAGACCTCTAAGCACGTTCTCCATTAATCTCTCGAAGGTAGCTGGTGCATTGCATAGTCCAAAAGGCATCACGGTGAACTGCCACAGTCCGTTTCCATTCCCTATGGAAAATGCCGTTTTCTCCTTGTCCTCTGGAGCAATCTCTACTTGCCAGTACCCACTCTTCATGTCCAGGGTCGAGAAGAACTTGCCGCCTCCCAGAGCATCCAGTGTGTCGTCGATCCGCGGTAAAGGGTAACTGTCCTTCTTGGTGACGTTATTGAGTAGTCGGTAGTCCACGCAGAACCTAGAAGTCCCATCCTTCTTCTTCACTAGTACCACCGGCGAATTCCATGGACTGCTGGAAGGCTCGATCACCCCATCTCGCTCCATCTCCTTTGTTATTTGCTCAGCTTCCTCCCTCTTCGCCCAGGGTAGTCTCCTAGGAATTTGGCGGATTGGTTGTGCGTCTCCCACATTTAACTTGTGCTGAACTACAGTCGTCCTGCCTCTTGGCCCTGTAGCAGTTTCGAAAACATCCTGGTACTCTGTTATTAACTTAGctacttgtttagtttgttcCAAGTCCATTCCCTTGCAAGCATCTCTCACAAATTTAGCTATGTCTTCTGGAAGATTCTTGTGGCAGGATGCTGTCTGTCTAACAGATTGCGATACAGAAGAAACTGAGTAACAGGTACCTAAGAGCTTGCCTTGTTTTTAAAGTAACAGGATAGTCGTTTAAGTTCATTATGCAGACTGGAACTTCCCTGGAAGATTGAAACAGTGTCTTCCCTACAAGGACACCTCGGCCAAGCTCCTCTTCGTTTACAGCTGGGTCTAACATTAAGTTCTGTCCTTCCGGTACAGTTCTGTCGACTTCTGCTCTCACGATCTTCTGAGCACGAGATGGCAGTGTGGTATCTTTTAATAACCGCACCGAAGAAGTAAGATTTTTTCTAAGCTGAAGGACGACTTCTTCTCCGCCAACAGTCGTCACCCCTTTCTTGAGGTCTAATTGAAGGCCAAGTTTCATCATTACGTCCATGCCGAGTATAACGTCCTCCTCGATGTTAGCAACGAGAGTGCGATGTTTAAAGCATGTACTCCCGATGCAGAAGGTGGCAACTGTCTCCCCGTGAACACTGGCCAAGTCCCCAGTCGCAGTCCTCAATGTCCAGGTTGTTGGAGTGACTTTATTGGGAGGTGAACAAACATCTCTATTTACTATGGTCATCGTTGCCCCAGTGTCTAGTAGAAGGCTTCTGGGCTTCCCGTTGACTAATCCATCTATGTAGAGGCTGTTAGTCTGTCCTGACAAAGATGCCACAATAATGCTGTCGGCTGGGGCCTCAGTTTGCTGGGTTGACAATTGCCCCTTCCTGTCAACCCTTTTTTAGTTTTCCTGCATCTGCCCCCGAGAGGCTCTATCTGGGCACTTGCTTCGGGGATGGCCCAACTCTCCACAACTCCAGCAGCGGATttccttcttcctgttcttcagcGCATCCAGCACTCTCTGGACTACGTCTTCTATCTTAAAACCTTCTTCCACGCAGACCCCTCGAAGACGTGCATGTCCTTGCACAGACTGTTTTACTGCTTCAAATTCTAGTGCTTGTGTTAGCGCCTCGTGTAATGTCTTAGGACGAGCCAACTTTACAGCCTGCTGTGTTTCAGCGTCTCGAAGGCCGTCGAGGAATTTGTCGATGGATAAGTTCTCGCAGACAGCCTCATCACAAGTAGAGTTAGCACCTCTTACAAGTCGTGCGatatcagcttcaaattcctGCAGTGATTCATTGGACTTCTGGTGGCGACTCCTGAGTTGAGACCTGTAGACCAGTTCCATGTGCTTATGTCCGAACCGCATCTCCAGTCGTCTGACCAGTTCTCCGTAGTTTTGGCGCTCCGCAGGTGGCACGGTCTGCAGGACCTTTAGCGCGTCTCCACGCAGCGAAAGGCAGAGCATGGACGCTTTTGTTGATGACGGCCAACGGTGGACGGCGGCAGCAGTCTCGAACAGTGTCCGAAAATCCTCCCAGGTCATCTTACCGTCGAAGGTTGGCACCCCTGCATTACTCATTGGTGGACATGAATTAAGCTGAGGTTCCgtaattaattctggttttccaTCTTCTGGGCTAACAATGGATTCTGTGCAGGTTTCTGAGCCCTTGTTTTCTCTGAGCTGTTTCCTCTAAGATCCTAATTCTATcaccaaattcttttgaataatcatttaacttgtcttctaattgtttggagcaaccatttatacctgcttctagttgctttttaaattcctcttcaactctacaaatttttaaattaaactctgtagctaattcatctttcatacttttcaagtcattttgaagtgtttcacaattactatttaattttttcttccaatgtttttagttaagttagattgtaacactttggtaagcttacttgcttcagtttcaaaaattaatatttcgggatcttcacctgcttctatcatcgcctgtttaagtctattagctaaaactgtttttgtcccagaagtatctaagtccctttcttctaactcccgttttaaatcagccactttcaaatctgctaacttaaacccactagaagccatcgttttattatattattactttaaaataatattaatacaataaataaataataaataatatctaaagtgttgctttaacaaatcaatcccacttctgacaccaatgttacgtttttacaaactaaataattcttatgtgggtttacaaataagcaacacgattattagttacaattaataatgtttattaaagctaatttacaataaggacaaataattactttaattgaaagaaattactatttacaattattactattaattacaactccaataattacaattactattattaatatttgctaaatgactaagatggcttctgcaaaactaatattatttgcaatcacaaatatagctaattaacaagtggctttactgtctcttctgcttaagtccaatttgcttacggtttccccggtgtcgtatccttccacaggagttgtccaatactgcgctgaa comes from the Homalodisca vitripennis isolate AUS2020 unplaced genomic scaffold, UT_GWSS_2.1 ScUCBcl_86;HRSCAF=1036, whole genome shotgun sequence genome and includes:
- the LOC124370334 gene encoding uncharacterized protein LOC124370334; translation: MSNAGVPTFDGKMTWEDFRTLFETAAAVHRWPSSTKASMLCLSLRGDALKVLQTVPPAERQNYGELVRRLEMRFGHKHMELVYRSQLRSRHQKSNESLQEFEADIARLVRGANSTCDEAVCENLSIDKFLDGLRDAETQQAVKLARPKTLHEALTQALEFEAVKQSVQGHARLRGVCVEEGFKIEDVVQRVLDALKNRKKEIRCWSCGELGHPRSKCPDRASRGQMQEN